A genomic region of Gemmata massiliana contains the following coding sequences:
- the gluQRS gene encoding tRNA glutamyl-Q(34) synthetase GluQRS: MPSHLQFTGRLAPSPTGAQHVGNARTYLVAWLSARARGGAVKLRIEDIDSPRIKMGAAEQAMHDLRWLGLDWDGEPVVQTQRLSHYEAALDVLKQNELIYPCTCTRSDIASAASAPHAGEEVTYPGTCAYRCVADAQKLHDEGRSFAWRFRVAENVPFTDLFAGEHHIDLKHAGGDFVVWKNRGGPAYQLAVVVDDAAMGVTEVVRGDDLIPSTPRQLLLYRALNLTSPQFAHVPLVVGEDGRRLAKRHGDTRLSALRDAGVKPEALVGLLAWSCDWLDRPEPISPRELLPRFRLESIPAQPFVLTAELLRQIGYSAAT; encoded by the coding sequence ATGCCTTCACACCTTCAGTTCACCGGGCGCCTGGCGCCGTCACCGACCGGCGCACAGCACGTCGGGAACGCGCGCACGTACCTGGTCGCGTGGCTCTCGGCGCGGGCGCGCGGAGGGGCGGTGAAGCTCCGGATCGAGGACATCGATTCCCCGCGAATCAAGATGGGCGCGGCCGAACAAGCGATGCACGACCTGCGCTGGCTCGGTCTGGATTGGGACGGCGAACCTGTGGTCCAAACGCAACGGTTGTCGCACTACGAAGCCGCACTGGACGTGCTCAAACAGAACGAGTTGATCTACCCCTGTACTTGCACGCGGTCGGACATCGCGTCTGCTGCGAGTGCGCCGCACGCGGGGGAAGAGGTCACGTACCCGGGGACGTGTGCGTACCGCTGTGTGGCGGACGCGCAGAAGCTGCACGACGAGGGGCGGTCGTTCGCGTGGCGCTTCCGCGTGGCGGAGAACGTGCCGTTCACGGACCTGTTTGCGGGGGAGCACCACATCGACCTGAAGCACGCGGGCGGCGACTTCGTGGTGTGGAAGAATCGAGGTGGGCCGGCGTATCAACTCGCAGTGGTGGTTGATGATGCGGCGATGGGCGTCACGGAAGTGGTTCGCGGCGACGACCTCATTCCGTCCACACCGCGACAACTGCTCCTCTACCGCGCACTGAACCTGACTTCTCCCCAATTCGCCCACGTACCGCTTGTGGTGGGTGAAGACGGCCGACGGCTGGCCAAGCGGCACGGCGACACGCGGCTCTCCGCGCTCCGCGATGCGGGCGTGAAGCCGGAGGCGCTGGTGGGATTGCTCGCGTGGTCGTGCGACTGGCTCGATCGGCCGGAACCGATTTCGCCGCGCGAACTACTCCCGCGCTTCCGACTGGAGAGCATCCCGGCGCAGCCGTTCGTGCTGACCGCCGAGTTGCTCCGCCAGATCGGGTACTCGGCGGCTACTTAA
- a CDS encoding methyltransferase regulatory domain-containing protein yields MNETPASNSYDDVPYDSFAYPQTHPSRLATIATLFGLTPPDVTRCRVLELGCAAGGNLIPVAEAFPDSWFVGVDLSGRQIADGEVALRKTGLTNVSLRHASISDIDETYGHFDYILCHGVFSWVPPEVQQKIFDVCANHLTPTGIAYISYNTYPGWHMRGMIRDMMRYHAFRFAGPDQRIGQARALLDFLAQSTEKDSGAYGVLLRSELDLLKRQSDHYLYHEQLEEFNEPVYFHQFMARAEAQGLRYLGESRINTMVTGNFGPEVQKTLAVLATDQIQTEQYLDFVRNRTFRETLLVRAEAVPNWAIVPERVYGLHVACNAKVSGRPVNLTTNTAAQFQSRSGMVISASGAVFKAAMLALIEAWPGTIPFVELLQHATAKLNRIATNDDMQTLALGLLNAYISSDLLELHAAPVTFARTPGENPVALVHARVRAASGQPSVTNRRHETVKLSDMAFRLVPLLDGTRDREALVEALTALAVADELTVQRAGQPITDADELRTALTATLNPMLETLARDALLVK; encoded by the coding sequence ATGAATGAAACTCCCGCCAGCAACAGTTACGACGATGTGCCCTACGACAGCTTCGCGTACCCGCAAACGCACCCGTCGCGCCTCGCGACGATCGCCACGCTGTTCGGCCTGACGCCGCCGGACGTCACGCGGTGCCGCGTGCTCGAACTCGGGTGCGCGGCGGGCGGGAACCTGATCCCGGTGGCGGAAGCGTTCCCCGATTCGTGGTTCGTGGGGGTCGATCTTTCGGGGCGGCAAATCGCCGACGGCGAAGTGGCGCTGCGCAAAACGGGCCTCACGAACGTGAGCCTCCGGCACGCGAGCATCAGCGACATCGACGAAACTTACGGGCACTTCGACTACATCCTCTGCCACGGCGTGTTCTCGTGGGTTCCGCCCGAGGTGCAGCAGAAGATCTTCGACGTGTGCGCGAATCACCTCACGCCCACGGGGATCGCGTACATCTCCTACAACACGTACCCGGGCTGGCACATGCGCGGCATGATCCGCGACATGATGCGCTACCACGCCTTCCGGTTCGCCGGCCCGGATCAGCGCATCGGGCAGGCTCGCGCGCTACTCGACTTCCTCGCGCAATCGACCGAAAAGGACTCCGGCGCCTACGGCGTGCTGCTGCGGTCCGAACTCGATCTCCTGAAGCGCCAGTCCGATCACTACCTCTACCACGAGCAGCTCGAAGAGTTCAACGAGCCGGTCTACTTCCACCAGTTCATGGCGCGGGCCGAAGCGCAGGGGTTGCGCTATTTGGGTGAGTCGCGCATTAACACGATGGTGACGGGCAACTTCGGCCCAGAAGTGCAGAAGACGCTCGCGGTTCTGGCGACGGACCAGATCCAGACGGAACAGTACCTCGACTTCGTGCGCAACCGGACCTTCCGCGAAACGCTCCTGGTGCGTGCCGAAGCGGTGCCGAACTGGGCGATCGTGCCGGAGCGCGTGTACGGCCTTCACGTCGCGTGCAACGCGAAGGTGAGCGGGCGCCCGGTGAACCTCACCACGAACACCGCCGCACAGTTCCAGAGTCGCAGCGGAATGGTGATCTCCGCGAGCGGAGCCGTGTTCAAAGCGGCGATGCTGGCGCTCATCGAAGCGTGGCCGGGAACGATCCCGTTCGTGGAACTGCTCCAGCACGCGACCGCGAAGCTCAACCGGATCGCGACCAACGACGACATGCAGACGCTCGCGCTCGGGCTGCTGAACGCCTACATCTCGTCCGACCTGCTCGAACTGCACGCGGCGCCGGTCACGTTCGCGCGAACGCCGGGCGAGAACCCGGTCGCGCTGGTCCACGCACGAGTGCGAGCCGCAAGCGGTCAGCCCTCGGTCACGAACCGGCGCCACGAAACGGTGAAACTCTCGGACATGGCGTTCCGACTCGTCCCGCTCCTCGACGGCACGCGCGACCGCGAGGCGCTGGTGGAAGCTCTGACCGCACTGGCAGTTGCAGACGAACTGACCGTTCAGCGTGCGGGTCAGCCGATCACCGACGCGGACGAACTCCGCACGGCCCTCACCGCGACACTGAACCCCATGCTGGAAACACTCGCCCGCGACGCGCTGCTCGTTAAGTAG
- a CDS encoding RNA polymerase sigma factor has product MNKITELLATAGRLNAARDIDDAALLARFAADRDPVAFEVLVWRHGGLVRGVCRRYLADPADIDDATQAAFIALARRAHSVRSVGPWLARVAAHAARRLRQANAVWAARHAPITVDVPASTPAPDDGWRCALAEEIAGLPDHYRAIVRRCYLDGLSASEAAREFGWARGTVLTRLAWAKVRLRQRLTARGVTLGAGGVVGLLFQLAAGPVTRAAARDIVRAMTGAPGARVSQITDGVLTAMFWTKVNFAIGAALVTCTAALVGAAGANTGSAADNQSVVALAPAPRVSQTTPATTRGAATPVKSQTEITPRASNGPVKTKPGVGPGGGAGFGPGAAPAPGEASKPMKTKPGAGPGFGAGTGGGATPIEP; this is encoded by the coding sequence GTGAACAAGATCACCGAACTGCTCGCTACGGCGGGACGCCTCAACGCGGCTCGGGACATCGACGATGCCGCGCTCCTGGCGCGGTTCGCCGCAGACCGCGATCCGGTGGCGTTCGAGGTGCTGGTGTGGCGACACGGCGGGCTGGTCCGTGGCGTGTGTCGCCGGTACCTGGCCGACCCCGCGGACATCGATGACGCGACCCAGGCCGCGTTCATCGCCCTCGCACGCAGAGCCCACTCGGTGCGTTCGGTCGGCCCGTGGCTCGCCCGGGTCGCGGCTCACGCCGCCCGCCGTCTCCGCCAGGCGAATGCGGTTTGGGCCGCGCGGCACGCCCCGATCACGGTCGACGTGCCGGCCTCCACGCCGGCGCCCGACGACGGGTGGCGGTGTGCTCTCGCCGAGGAGATCGCCGGCCTCCCGGACCATTACCGGGCGATCGTTCGGCGGTGCTATCTCGACGGCCTGAGTGCGTCCGAGGCCGCACGCGAGTTCGGGTGGGCACGAGGGACCGTCCTCACCCGGTTAGCGTGGGCGAAGGTCCGCCTACGCCAGCGGTTGACTGCACGCGGTGTAACCCTGGGGGCCGGTGGAGTCGTCGGGCTCCTGTTCCAATTGGCGGCCGGCCCGGTGACCCGAGCTGCCGCCCGCGACATCGTCCGCGCCATGACCGGCGCGCCGGGGGCGCGGGTTTCCCAGATCACCGACGGAGTGCTCACAGCCATGTTCTGGACGAAGGTGAATTTCGCGATCGGGGCCGCTTTGGTGACATGCACCGCAGCCCTCGTCGGAGCTGCCGGGGCGAACACTGGTTCGGCCGCAGACAATCAAAGTGTTGTGGCGTTAGCCCCGGCCCCGCGAGTGAGTCAGACCACACCGGCTACAACACGCGGGGCGGCTACTCCGGTGAAATCACAGACAGAAATTACGCCACGCGCGTCGAACGGCCCCGTGAAGACGAAGCCCGGCGTGGGGCCGGGGGGCGGCGCTGGCTTCGGGCCGGGCGCGGCCCCTGCGCCAGGTGAGGCGAGCAAGCCGATGAAGACGAAGCCCGGCGCGGGTCCAGGGTTCGGGGCCGGCACCGGTGGGGGCGCCACGCCGATCGAACCGTGA
- a CDS encoding HAD family hydrolase yields MPIILFDIDGTLVRTGGAGKSAMESALVSAFGVTEIRDVVKYSGRTDVAITRDLLEAHGVSPTLANQHRLRDEYLARLPGSLEARGGEVCPGVPELLAAIGGKPDVVLGLLTGNVRAGARHKLGYFQLWEHFTCGGFGDDHYDRDDVARAALACVREHVGKDVDPTDVWVIGDTPLDVSCARAIGANAVAVATGWHPVEELAGCQPDLIFDDLSDHTRLLAVWG; encoded by the coding sequence ATGCCAATCATTCTCTTCGACATCGACGGGACGCTCGTGCGCACGGGCGGGGCCGGTAAATCGGCAATGGAATCTGCCCTCGTTTCGGCGTTCGGGGTAACCGAGATCCGCGATGTGGTGAAGTACAGCGGGCGCACGGACGTCGCCATCACGCGCGACCTCCTCGAAGCCCACGGCGTCAGCCCCACGCTCGCGAACCAGCACCGGCTCCGCGACGAGTACCTCGCGCGCTTGCCCGGCAGCCTGGAGGCGCGAGGCGGCGAAGTGTGCCCCGGCGTGCCCGAACTGCTCGCGGCGATTGGGGGAAAGCCGGACGTGGTGCTGGGATTGCTTACCGGAAACGTGCGGGCCGGCGCGCGGCACAAACTCGGGTACTTCCAGTTGTGGGAGCACTTCACGTGCGGCGGGTTCGGGGACGACCACTACGACCGCGACGATGTGGCCCGCGCGGCCCTCGCGTGTGTGCGCGAGCACGTGGGGAAGGACGTGGACCCGACCGACGTATGGGTGATCGGCGATACGCCCTTAGACGTGAGTTGCGCACGGGCCATCGGTGCGAACGCGGTGGCCGTCGCGACCGGTTGGCACCCGGTCGAAGAACTTGCGGGGTGTCAGCCGGACCTGATTTTCGACGACCTCTCTGATCACACGCGACTGCTCGCGGTGTGGGGGTAA
- a CDS encoding metallophosphoesterase family protein: MRVFAIGDVHGCLVALNDLLAWVQPTRADDLIFLGDYVDRGPDTRGVINRLIELKQARPVVCLRGNHEIMMLQARDGGRPERKMWLGVGGVQALGSYGPALGVSGTFDDVPPGHWDFLENELVPYHETDRFIFVHAGVYHDAPMDEQPDNMLYWEFLPDAMRHYTGKTVICGHSSQRSGEPKVIPGAVCIDTCAYGGGWLTCLDAISGRYWQVDTLGRKREGWVDYE, encoded by the coding sequence ATGCGCGTGTTTGCCATCGGCGACGTCCACGGCTGCCTCGTGGCCCTGAACGACCTCCTCGCGTGGGTGCAGCCCACGCGGGCCGACGACCTCATCTTCCTCGGTGACTATGTCGACCGCGGACCGGACACGCGGGGCGTCATCAATCGCTTAATCGAGTTGAAACAGGCGCGCCCGGTCGTGTGCCTGCGCGGGAACCACGAGATCATGATGCTCCAGGCCCGCGACGGCGGGCGCCCGGAGCGGAAAATGTGGCTCGGCGTCGGCGGCGTGCAGGCGCTCGGTTCTTACGGCCCGGCGCTCGGCGTCAGCGGCACCTTCGACGACGTCCCCCCGGGACACTGGGATTTCCTCGAAAACGAACTCGTCCCGTACCACGAAACGGACCGGTTCATTTTCGTTCACGCCGGCGTGTATCACGACGCGCCGATGGACGAGCAACCGGACAACATGCTGTACTGGGAGTTCCTCCCGGACGCGATGCGCCACTACACCGGGAAGACGGTGATTTGCGGGCACTCGTCGCAGCGCTCCGGCGAACCGAAGGTGATCCCCGGCGCGGTGTGCATCGATACCTGCGCCTACGGCGGCGGGTGGCTCACGTGCCTCGACGCGATCTCCGGCCGCTACTGGCAGGTAGACACCCTCGGCCGCAAGCGCGAGGGCTGGGTGGATTATGAATAA
- a CDS encoding VOC family protein: MILGLRTFIAQVRPEQLDAAKAWYTQFAGTPPYFDQPFYVGFNVGGFELGVHPEGEPGPGGTVAYWGTVDIAAEVARAVSLGATVAQPVQDVGEGIKVATIADPFGNQIGLIQNPHFDVKAVR, from the coding sequence ATGATCCTCGGCCTTCGCACCTTCATTGCCCAAGTCCGCCCGGAACAACTGGACGCGGCGAAGGCGTGGTACACGCAGTTCGCGGGCACGCCGCCGTACTTCGATCAGCCGTTCTACGTCGGGTTCAACGTGGGCGGATTCGAGTTGGGGGTACACCCGGAAGGTGAACCGGGACCGGGCGGCACGGTCGCGTATTGGGGTACGGTCGATATTGCGGCCGAGGTCGCCCGCGCGGTTTCTCTCGGCGCGACCGTGGCACAACCCGTTCAGGATGTGGGGGAGGGCATCAAGGTCGCGACCATCGCGGACCCGTTCGGTAACCAGATCGGGCTGATTCAGAACCCGCACTTTGATGTGAAAGCAGTTCGATAG
- a CDS encoding DUF4058 family protein: MHDWTKVDAAIFHAFRHRWITALCDALNANVLPADHYALPEQIATEFDARSAIVVRHVSGDRVVAMIEIVSPGNKASKNAVRALVTKTCELLEQRVHLLIADPFPPGPRDPAGVHGLVWEEMTGDTYSLPADKPLTLVAYESELVTRAYVETIVVGDTLPDMPLFLEPDGCVMVPLEATYCAAFEAQPRRWRDVLQPPVG, translated from the coding sequence ATGCACGATTGGACGAAAGTAGACGCTGCGATCTTTCATGCGTTCCGTCACCGGTGGATCACTGCGCTCTGCGATGCGCTGAACGCAAACGTGTTACCGGCGGACCACTATGCGTTACCCGAACAAATTGCAACGGAGTTCGACGCGAGGAGCGCGATCGTGGTTCGGCACGTGAGCGGGGACCGTGTGGTCGCGATGATCGAGATCGTTTCACCTGGCAATAAGGCGAGCAAGAACGCGGTGCGGGCGCTCGTGACCAAAACGTGTGAACTGCTCGAACAGCGCGTCCACCTGCTGATTGCCGACCCGTTTCCACCCGGGCCGCGTGACCCGGCGGGCGTTCACGGCCTCGTCTGGGAGGAGATGACGGGCGACACGTATTCGCTCCCCGCGGACAAGCCCCTGACGCTCGTTGCTTATGAATCGGAACTCGTTACACGAGCCTACGTTGAAACGATCGTGGTCGGTGACACGCTCCCGGATATGCCGCTTTTCCTGGAGCCGGACGGTTGCGTCATGGTGCCCCTCGAAGCGACTTACTGTGCCGCGTTTGAGGCGCAACCGCGCCGGTGGCGCGACGTACTTCAACCACCCGTGGGGTAG
- a CDS encoding DUF1553 domain-containing protein, protein MPRTTLPALLLLGACASSGRGAEPPKGAPPPAVEFARDVQPILAKHCVSCHGPDKQRGGLRLDRSADALKGGDSGKALVPGKPAESLLLKKLMIEDAQERMPPNRDPLTSEQIRVLTAWVEAGAKWPAVENAADKHWAFQPVKRSVVPEAPNTKTRNAIDAFVAAKLSASGLSLSPEADRRVLIRRLKFDLLGLPPTPEEVEAFVADKDANAYEKLVDKYLASPHYGERWARHWLDVVRFAESNGFETNQFRPNAWHYRDYVIKALNDDKPYDQFVKEQLAGDTLGADAATGFIVGGAWDEVKSPDLTLTLNQRADELHDMIGTTGSAFLGLTVACARCHAHKFDPISQLDYYRIKAVFAGVQHGERPVRTGDAVTRAKEADRLRAQLAELEAKVAALEPLADPAATDARRVPVNARLNTERFKPVRAKFVRFVTFETNSVEPCLDELEVFSFGSKPVNVALASNGAKATSSGDYPGSPNIHSLPFINDGKYGNGRSWISNKSGRGWVELELAEPVVIDRVAWARDREGKYTDRVPTRYRIDVSTDHESWVVVASSDDRAPFAEGASAVPNGLTATDRAAWVKLTQQITTLRKRIEELVRGQMAYAGRLMAPEVTHRLHRGDATQQKEVVGPGALGELGPKLTIPESATDAERRAALAKWITDPAHPLTARVMVNRLWQHHFGTGIVDTPSDFGRNGGKPTHPELLDWLASELVTPSGGEEPLPNPSPKRRGAEGKEDSAPPSFLGKGVGGLGSSNPWSLKHIHRLIVTSATYRQTSSANDAGLAKDAQTRLLWRYPPQRIEAEPLRDAVLFVSGKLDLKMGGPGFDLFEPNGNYVKVYTPKKQFGPAEFRRMVYQQKPRMQLDDTFGVFDCPDAGQIAPKRNVSITPLQALNLLNSEFMLQQAGYFAERITKDAGADPGAQVKRAFLLAFQRPPTDKELAAATKLVKEHGLTALCRAVLNANEFVFVD, encoded by the coding sequence ATGCCCCGCACCACTCTCCCTGCGCTCCTGTTACTGGGCGCTTGCGCTTCTTCTGGCCGCGGAGCCGAGCCGCCTAAAGGGGCACCGCCGCCCGCGGTCGAGTTCGCACGCGACGTGCAACCCATCCTCGCAAAACACTGCGTCTCGTGCCACGGGCCAGACAAGCAGCGCGGCGGGTTGCGCCTCGACCGCAGCGCGGACGCCCTCAAGGGCGGCGATTCTGGTAAAGCACTGGTGCCGGGTAAGCCCGCCGAGAGTTTGCTTCTGAAGAAATTGATGATCGAAGACGCCCAGGAGCGGATGCCGCCGAACCGCGATCCACTCACCTCGGAACAAATTCGCGTACTCACGGCCTGGGTCGAAGCCGGGGCGAAGTGGCCCGCGGTCGAGAACGCGGCCGACAAGCACTGGGCGTTCCAACCGGTGAAGCGCTCGGTCGTGCCCGAAGCGCCCAACACAAAGACCCGGAACGCGATCGATGCCTTCGTCGCCGCGAAATTGAGCGCGAGCGGGTTGTCGTTGTCGCCCGAAGCGGACCGTCGTGTGCTCATTCGGCGGCTCAAGTTCGACTTGCTCGGGCTGCCTCCCACACCCGAAGAGGTGGAAGCATTCGTCGCGGATAAGGACGCAAACGCTTACGAAAAGCTCGTGGACAAATACCTCGCGTCGCCGCACTATGGTGAGCGCTGGGCGCGGCACTGGCTCGACGTGGTGCGCTTCGCAGAGAGCAACGGGTTCGAGACCAATCAGTTCCGCCCGAACGCCTGGCACTACCGCGACTACGTCATCAAGGCACTCAACGACGACAAGCCCTACGATCAGTTCGTGAAGGAGCAACTCGCGGGTGACACGCTCGGGGCCGACGCCGCGACCGGGTTCATTGTGGGCGGCGCGTGGGACGAGGTAAAAAGCCCCGATCTCACGCTGACCCTGAACCAGCGCGCGGACGAACTGCACGACATGATCGGCACGACGGGCTCCGCGTTCCTGGGGCTCACGGTCGCGTGCGCCCGGTGCCACGCGCACAAGTTCGACCCGATCTCGCAACTCGACTACTACCGCATCAAGGCTGTGTTCGCGGGCGTGCAGCACGGCGAGCGCCCGGTGCGGACCGGCGACGCGGTAACCCGCGCGAAGGAGGCCGATCGGCTCCGGGCGCAACTGGCCGAACTCGAAGCGAAGGTCGCGGCGCTGGAACCGCTCGCGGACCCGGCCGCCACCGACGCGCGCCGCGTGCCGGTGAACGCGCGCCTCAACACCGAGCGCTTTAAACCCGTGCGGGCGAAGTTCGTCCGGTTCGTGACGTTCGAGACGAACAGCGTCGAACCGTGTTTGGACGAACTGGAAGTGTTTTCGTTCGGCTCGAAGCCCGTGAACGTCGCGCTCGCGTCGAACGGCGCGAAGGCCACCTCGTCGGGCGATTACCCCGGCTCTCCGAACATTCACAGCCTGCCGTTCATTAATGATGGAAAATATGGCAACGGTCGCAGTTGGATTTCAAATAAGTCCGGGCGCGGGTGGGTCGAACTGGAACTGGCGGAACCGGTGGTCATTGACCGCGTCGCCTGGGCACGCGACCGCGAGGGCAAGTACACGGACCGGGTGCCGACGCGGTACCGCATTGATGTCTCCACGGACCACGAGTCGTGGGTGGTGGTGGCGTCTTCCGACGACCGCGCGCCGTTCGCGGAGGGCGCGTCCGCAGTGCCGAACGGGTTGACGGCCACCGATCGCGCTGCGTGGGTGAAGCTCACGCAACAGATCACGACCCTTCGCAAGCGAATCGAAGAACTCGTGCGCGGACAGATGGCCTACGCCGGTCGGCTCATGGCGCCCGAAGTGACGCACCGCTTGCACCGCGGGGACGCGACCCAACAGAAGGAAGTCGTCGGTCCGGGGGCGCTCGGTGAACTCGGTCCGAAACTAACTATTCCAGAAAGCGCCACCGATGCGGAGCGCCGGGCCGCGCTCGCGAAGTGGATCACCGACCCCGCGCACCCGCTCACGGCCCGCGTCATGGTGAACCGGTTGTGGCAGCACCACTTCGGCACGGGCATCGTGGACACCCCGAGCGACTTCGGTCGCAACGGCGGCAAGCCCACGCACCCGGAACTGCTCGACTGGCTCGCGAGTGAGTTGGTTACGCCTTCTGGGGGGGAAGAACCCCTCCCCAACCCCTCCCCTAAACGGAGAGGGGCTGAAGGCAAAGAAGATTCTGCTCCCCCTTCCTTCTTAGGGAAGGGGGTTGGGGGGTTAGGTTCTTCCAACCCCTGGTCGCTCAAGCACATTCACCGGCTCATCGTGACCAGTGCCACGTACCGCCAGACGTCGAGTGCTAACGACGCGGGCCTGGCAAAGGACGCCCAAACGCGATTGCTGTGGCGCTACCCGCCTCAGCGGATCGAGGCCGAACCGTTACGCGACGCGGTCCTGTTCGTGAGCGGGAAGCTCGATCTCAAGATGGGCGGACCTGGTTTCGACCTGTTCGAGCCGAACGGCAACTACGTGAAGGTGTACACGCCGAAGAAGCAGTTCGGCCCGGCCGAGTTCCGGCGGATGGTTTACCAGCAGAAGCCGCGGATGCAGCTCGACGACACGTTCGGCGTGTTCGATTGCCCGGACGCGGGCCAGATCGCGCCGAAGCGGAACGTCTCCATCACGCCCCTTCAAGCCCTCAACTTGCTCAACAGCGAGTTCATGCTCCAACAGGCCGGCTACTTCGCGGAGCGCATCACAAAGGACGCGGGGGCCGATCCCGGCGCCCAGGTGAAGCGCGCGTTCCTGCTCGCGTTCCAGCGCCCGCCGACCGACAAAGAACTAGCCGCGGCGACGAAACTGGTGAAGGAACACGGCCTCACAGCGCTGTGCCGTGCGGTACTGAACGCGAACGAGTTCGTTTTCGTGGACTGA
- a CDS encoding DUF1501 domain-containing protein, protein MTSISPGGASLLNRRDFLRDASTGLGGIALAALLAEQGLLANDKGPLRPDIKPDSPLSPRKPHFAPKAKRVLTIFCSGAVSHVDTFDYKPELVKRDGRPLPGAEKLVTFQGEQGNLVRPLWAFKPRGQSGKMVSDLLPNLAGLADEMCFVHSMTAKSNTHGPAENQMSTGFTLDGFPSAGAWVSYALGSECKDLPAFVAIPDPRGVPQVGPNNWGSAFLPGVFQGTPFTADKPIPNLARPVNLSAKADADTRDFLQLLNADHATARAGDSQLSARIASYEMAAKMQLRAAEVADLSKEPKSVHAEYGTGDKDRWKSGFARNCLLARRLLERDVRFVQLFNGSYAMGEGVGNWDGHKTLKSQYEVHAAILDQPLAALLADLKRTGLLKDTLVVWVTEFGRMPTFQKGASGRDHNPKGFTVWLAGAGVKRAHSYGATDEFGYQAAEKTATIYDLHATILHVLGLNHERLSFYHNGIERRLTDVHGEVLDGILS, encoded by the coding sequence ATGACTTCGATTTCTCCCGGCGGCGCGTCCCTTCTCAACCGGCGCGACTTCCTGCGCGATGCGAGCACGGGCTTGGGTGGGATCGCACTGGCTGCGCTGCTGGCCGAGCAGGGGCTTCTCGCGAACGACAAAGGCCCGCTGCGACCGGACATCAAGCCCGATTCGCCGCTCAGTCCGCGGAAGCCGCACTTCGCGCCGAAGGCGAAGCGCGTGCTCACGATCTTCTGCTCCGGCGCGGTCAGTCACGTTGACACCTTCGACTACAAGCCGGAACTGGTGAAGCGCGACGGCCGGCCGCTGCCGGGTGCCGAGAAGCTCGTGACGTTCCAGGGGGAACAGGGGAACCTGGTGCGCCCGCTGTGGGCGTTCAAGCCGCGCGGCCAGAGCGGGAAGATGGTGTCGGACCTGCTGCCGAACCTCGCGGGGCTGGCGGACGAGATGTGCTTCGTCCACTCGATGACCGCGAAGAGCAACACGCATGGCCCGGCCGAGAACCAGATGAGCACCGGGTTCACGCTCGACGGGTTCCCGAGCGCCGGGGCGTGGGTCAGTTACGCGCTCGGCAGCGAGTGCAAAGACCTGCCCGCGTTCGTCGCGATCCCGGACCCGCGCGGCGTTCCGCAAGTCGGGCCGAACAATTGGGGCAGCGCGTTCCTGCCGGGCGTGTTCCAGGGCACGCCGTTTACCGCGGACAAGCCGATCCCGAACCTCGCGCGCCCCGTGAACTTGAGCGCAAAGGCCGACGCGGACACGCGCGACTTCCTCCAGTTACTCAACGCCGACCATGCGACCGCCCGCGCGGGCGACTCGCAACTGAGCGCGCGCATCGCGAGCTACGAGATGGCCGCGAAGATGCAGTTGCGCGCGGCGGAGGTCGCGGATCTCTCTAAGGAGCCGAAGTCGGTCCACGCCGAGTACGGCACCGGCGACAAGGACCGGTGGAAGAGCGGGTTCGCGCGCAACTGCCTGCTCGCCCGGCGCCTGCTCGAGCGCGACGTGCGGTTCGTGCAGCTCTTCAACGGCTCTTACGCGATGGGCGAGGGCGTCGGCAACTGGGACGGGCACAAGACGCTGAAGTCGCAGTACGAGGTCCACGCCGCGATCCTCGACCAACCGCTGGCCGCGCTCCTCGCGGACCTGAAACGCACCGGGCTGCTCAAGGACACGCTCGTGGTGTGGGTGACGGAGTTCGGGCGCATGCCCACGTTCCAGAAGGGCGCGAGCGGGCGCGACCACAACCCGAAGGGATTCACGGTGTGGCTCGCGGGCGCCGGGGTGAAGCGCGCGCACAGCTACGGGGCGACCGACGAGTTCGGGTACCAGGCGGCCGAGAAGACCGCCACGATCTACGACCTCCACGCGACGATCCTGCACGTCCTCGGGCTCAACCACGAGCGCCTCTCGTTCTACCACAACGGCATCGAGCGCCGGTTGACAGATGTTCACGGCGAAGTGCTCGACGGTATCCTTTCGTAA